GGCGGCTCCCTGTCCACCCAGTGGGGCTGGCACCGGCGGCTGCTGAGCCGCTTCGCCGGCCTCTACGTCAACACGATCCTCCACCTGTCCGTACGCGACCCGACGGGCGGCTTCAAGATCTGGCACCGCGACGTGCTCGAAGGCATCGACCTGAACGCCATCCGCAGCGACGGCTACAGCTTCCAGGTCGAGATGAACTACCGGTGCAAGCGGCTGGGCCGGGCGATCGTCGAGATGCCGATCCACTTCGAGGAGCGCAACGCCGGCTCCAGCAAGATCAGCTTCGCGGTGCAGGTGGAGTCGATGCTCACGCCGTTCGCGCTGCGGTTCGGCGGGCAACGGCGTTCGCGGTGAAATCGGGTCGCGAGGGCGATGATCCGATCCGTACGGTGTCGGCATGCCCTCCTACTCCCACCCCCTGGCCTGGCTCCTGGGCCTGGAAGGCGCCGCGCTGCTGCGCGCGCAGGCCGGCGACCTCGGCGACGCCGCCTACGTCGAGCGGCGCATCGCCGAGATCCGCGCCCTGGTCACGGACCCCGGCCCGGCGCTGAACGCGGGCACGACACTCGGCCACGCCACCACCGAGGAGGGCTACGCCCAGTGGGCCGCCCACTACGACTCCGACGGCAACCCTCTGATCGCGGCGGAGGAGCCCCTGGTGCAGGGCATTCTCGCCGCGCTCCCGCCGGGCAGGGCCCTGGACGCCGCCTGCGGGACGGGCCGCCACGCCGCGTTCCTGGCGGGCCTCGGGCACGAGGTCGTGGGCGTGGACACCTCGGCGCAGATGCTCGCCAAGGCCAGGCCCAAGGTGCCGGGCGGCGAGTTCCACCAGGCCGACCTGCACGACCTCCCCGCCGCGCCCGGCAGCTTCGACGTGGTGGTCTGCGCCCTGGCCCTCACTCACCAGCCCACCCTCGGCCCGGCGCTGGCGGAGCTCGCCCGGGTCGTCCGGCCCGGCGGGCACGTGGTGCTGTCGGACGTCCATCCTCTCTCGCTCTACCTGGGTGGCGTGCCCACGGTGGCCGGGCGGGACGGCGTCCGTACCATGACGGCCGGACGCTTCCTGGCCAGCGACTACATCACCGCGATCCACGAGGCGGGGCTGCGGATCCTGAGCTGCCACGAGCCCCGCTGGGGCAGGACACCCGGCGGGCACGGCGGCCCTCTGGCCCAGGAGCGATGCCCGGAGGCGGCCGCGGCGGCCTACGAGGACACCCCCGCCCTGATCATCTGGCATCTCCAGCGGCCTACGTGGACACTCCGGCCTTGATCACCCGGTGTCTCCGGCCGCCACCGCTCCGAGCCGCCGCAGCTCAGGGAACGCCCACGTGACAGCCGCCACGGTGACCGTGGTGAGCAGCCCGCCGGCCCAGATCACCGCGCGGTGGTCGAGGACGGTGGTGGCGGCCCCGTGCAGCAGGTTCGCGAGGTGGGGGCCGCCGAAGAGAACCACGGTGAGCGATCCCTGGATCCGGCCGCGCAGGGCATCGGGGGTGTGCGCCTGCGTGATGGCGTTACGGAACGTACTCAGCACGAAGTTGACCGCGCCCCCGGCAACGAGCGCCACCAGCGCGAGCCAGAGCCACCCCGCCAGCCCCAGCACCACCACGGTCAGGCCCCACGCCGCCGCGGCCCCCGCCATGACGGCACCGTGGCGCCGGGCGCGGGTGAACGTCCCCGACAGCAGCCCGGCCGCGACCACCCCCGCCGGGTAGGCGGCGTAGAGCAGCCCCAGTTCGAGGCCGCCTCCCACGGGCCCGCCGAAGGTGTGCCAGGCCAGCTCGGGAAACAGCGCGACCGGCATGCCGAAGACCATCGCCGCCAGGTCCACCAGCAGCACGGCCACCAGCAGCCGGCTGCCGGCGAGATGTCGCAGCCCGGCCGTGCCGGCGCGGGGACCGGGCCGCGGCGGCAGCGGTGGCAGCCGGACGACCGCCCAGACGACCGCCAGGAGCGCGACGGCGTCGAGGAGGTACAGCGTGCCGAGCCCCACCACCGGGATCAGGACGCCGGCCAGCACCGGGCCGATGATCGAGCCGGCGTAACGGGTGAGGGAGCCGAGACTGTTCGCCGCGGGCAGGAGCTCCGCGGGAACCAGCCGGGGCACCGCGGCGCCCATCGTCGTCATGATCGCGCCCAGGGCCAGGCTCTGGCAGGCGACCAGCACCATCAGCAGCGGGACGGACCCCACGCCCAGCGCCGCCTGCACCCACAGAGCCGCGTACGTCGCCCCGAGGCCGCAGTGAGCCGCCAGCAGCACCGTCCGCCGGTCCCGCGCGTCGGCCAGCCCGCCCGCCCACAACGCCCGCCACGACCAGCGCCCCGAACGACACCGCCCCCGCCGCGCCCACCGCCGCCGAGGAGCCGCTTACCGCGTAGAGCTGCGCCGGCACGGCCACCACACCGAACGAACCACCCACCGCGCCGATCGCCGAGGCGATCCAGAGCCTTCTGAAGGCGGGGACGGTGAGGGGGCGGCGGTCGATGGCCCAGGTGCCCAGCGAGATGCCCGGCTTGCGGCGTGCTGGGGTGCGCGGGTTCGATCGGCCTTCGCCAGAGGCAGCGGTTCGCGGGCCCGATCGGCCGTCGTCAGGGGCGGAGATCCGTGGGCTCATTGACCGGCGCCCGTGGCCGGCGTCTCCAGGCTGACCACGTCCGCGACGACGCAGGCGATGTTGTCGGGCGCCCCGGCGGTATACGCCCGCGCGACCAGCTCATCGAGCACCTCCTGCGGCGCACCGGGCCCGACCAGCACCTCCCGCAGCGACCCCGCCGGCACCACGGCGGACAATCCATCGGAACACAGCAGATACCGATCACCGGCCGCCGCGTCGTGCAGCGCCAGCTGCGGCCGGATACCACCCGTACCGGTCAACGCCCGCACGAGCAGCGCGCGCCGCGGATGCGAGGCCGCCTCCGCCGCCGTCAGCCGCCCCTCGTCCACCAGCGCCTGCACGTACGTGTGATCGTGCGTGATCTGGAACAGCTCCCCACCTCGTACGAGATACGCCCGCGTGTCACCGATGTGCACCAGCGCCAGCCGCGACCCCGACCACAACAGCGCCGTCAACGTGGTCACAGCCTCACCGGACGGCGCCGAAGCGGCGATCTCCCCGATGGCCCGGTCCGCGTTCCCGACCGCGTCGGCCAGCGCGCCGAGCAGGTCCTCGGCCGGGACGGTCATCGTCTCCAACGGCTTGAGCGCCTCGACCGCCGCCGCGCTGGCCAGGTCGCCGCTCGACCCCCGCACCCCGTCGGCCACCGCCAGCAGGCGCGGGCCGGCGTACGCGGTGTCCTCGTTGCTCGTCCGCCCCAGCCCCGACTCCGACCGGGCGGCGTACCGGATCCCCAGCAGGGTCGCCGTCTCCTCCACGGTGCTGCCCCTTCCCGACAGATAGTCGACGAGGAAGGTCGCCAGCTCGCCACGGGCGGCGGTCTCCGCCAGCACCTGCTCCCAGTACGCGGCGATCTCCCCGGCCGCGGCCCCCGCCGGCAGGTCGCACACCCGCCTGATCCGCGCCAGCGGCATGCCCAGCCTCCGCAACCACGCGATCAGCCGGGCGCGCTCCAGTTGCGCCGGGTCGTAGAAGCGGTATCCCGACTCCCCGTCCACCGCGGCGGGCCGCAGCAGGCCGAGCTCGTCATAGAGCCGCAACGCCTTCGGCGACAGGCGCGCCGCCCGGGCGAACGCCCCGATCGTCAGCAGCCGCACCACTCCTCCTCGTCCCGGCCACCACGACCGGTACGGACGATGGTGCGGCTTCACCCAGGGGGAAGGTCAACACCGACCCGCGCCCTGCCCCCGCTCCGACGCCGTGCCCCGGCCCCATGCCCCGGCCCCATGCCCCGGCCCCATGCCCCGACCCCATGCCCCGCCCGCGACCCCGCGGCCTCGTCCCTGGGCGAGCCCGGCCCGGCCCCGGCCCCGCGTTCGGCACGCTCAGCGACTGACCGCAGTCTCTTCCCGCTGCACCCGCGACAACTTCTCCGGATTGCGCACGAAGTACAGCCCGGTCACCAGACCATCGTCCACCCGCACGGCCACCACGTTGTCGATCTCCCCATCGATCCGAACGACCAGCGCCGGGCAACCATTGACCTGCGCCGGCGTGATCGCGACCCGCCTCCAGAGCCTGGGCAGCCCGCCTTCCATCAGCCGAGCCACCTTCCCGGCCCCCACGACAGGATGCGGGATGGCCTGCACGACCCCGCCACCGTCCGTCAGCAGCACGACGTCCGGCGCGAGAATGTCGAGCAACCCCTGCAGATCCCCTGTCTCGACGGCCCGCTGGAACGCCGCGAGCGCGTCCCGGGACTCGGCGGGAGAAGCGACACTACGCGGCCGTCGCGCCGCCACATGCGCCCGCGCCCGATGCGCGATCTGCCGCACCGTGACCGTGCTCTTGTCCACCGCCTCGGCGATCTCCTCATAGTCCAGCCCGAACACCTCCCGCAGCACGAACACCGCCCGCTCGGTCGGCTTGAGCGTCTCCAGCACCAGCAACATCGCCATCGACACACTCTCGGCCAGCTCCACGTCCTCGGCCACATCGGGCGAGGTCAGCAACGGCTCAGGCAGCCACGGGCCGACGTAGGACTCCTTACGCCGGCCGAGCGACCGCAGCCGCCCCAGGGCCTGCCGGGTGGTGATCCGCACCAGGTACGCCCGCTGATCCCGTACGTCGTCCAGATCGACGCCCGCCCACCGCAGCCAGGTCTCCTGCAGCACGTCCTCAGCGTCGGCGGCCGAGCCCAGCATCTCGTAGGCGACGGTGAACAGCAGGTTGCGGTGGGCGACGAACGCCTCGGTGGCGGAGTCCAACCGACCGTCGCCGGCGAGCGGCTCAGCGGCGCCCGACTCAGACCTGCGACTGCCGGAAGCGCCCGGCTCGCCTGAAGCGACAACCTGCTCCCGCTCGGTGGGCTCACTCACGGCTGACTCCTACCTGCTCCGCCCAGCTCTTCCCACACGAGATGCCGCTCCCCAGCGATCCGTGACACCCCTCTCCGGTGGCATACGTCACAAACTTCCGCTGTCACAAGGACGGGCCGCCCGGCATCTCCATGTCGTCAGGCCACCGGGGAGAGCGATCCGGACGGCACACCAGACCATGAGCGAGGACGACCCCATGGACCTCCGTTTCAACATGTTCGCCAACGACCTCGGCGCCAAGATCAGCAAGCGGATCTACGGCGTCAGCACAGTGATCGAGCAGTCGTCGCTGCCCAAGGCAACGCAGCACCTGGTGATGATCCGCGTCAGCCAGATCAACGGCTGCGGCTTCTGCGTCGACTTCCACACCAAGGACGCCACGGCCGACGGCGAGAGCGCGGTCCGGCTCAACCTGGTCGCCGTCTGGCGCGAGACCACCGTGTACACGGACGCCGAGCGGGCCGCCCTGGCGCTCGCCGAGGAAGGCACCAGGCTCGCCGACGCCCACCTGGGCGTGTCGGACGAGACCTGGGCGCAGGCCCGCAAGCACTACGACGACGACCAGCTCGCCGCGCTGGTGGCCCTGATCGCGATGATCAACGCCGCCAACCGGCTCAACGTGATCATCGGCAACCAGGGCGGCTCCTACGAGCCCGGCATGTTCAGCAGCATGTCGAACTGAGCAGGATTGCCGATCCCGGCCCGGAGTCCGCATCCGGGCCGAATCGCGGCTCAGGGTCCGCAACAGCGCGGCGTCCCCCCGCAGCTCACGGTCGAGATCGGCGCGGCGCCTGAGAACCAGGCGGTGTTGGACCACCTTTCCCCTTATGTCCGCGGCGATGATGCAAAGAGAAGCAGGTTTTCGCTCATCTTCGACGGAATCCCGCCTATGCTGGCCGCCTGGATGCTGAGAGGTGACCCTTGCTGATCCGCTTCGAGGTGGCGAACTTCCGCTCGATGCTCGATCCCGTCGAGCTGTCGATGGTGGCTGTCGACCGAGACCGACCGGAGGCGCATCCGGTGCCCAATCTCGGCGAGAGCTTGCTACCAGTTGCGGCGATCTTCGGTCCGAACGCCTCTGGCAAGTCCAACGTCATCGCCGCCATCACGTGGTTGCGCATGGCCGTGCGTGAGTCCCTGCGCGAGTGGGACGACGAGATCCCCATTGAGCCGTTCGCTTTCGCCGCAGGCTGGAAACGCCCGTCAGAGTTCACGATCGAGTCCGTCATCGCCGGCGTGAGATACGAATACGTGGTCGAGCTTGATCGTCAGACGGTGCGATATGAGGCGCTGTTCCACTATCCGGAGAAGAAACGGCGGCGGATCTTCGAACGCGAGGGAAGTCAGTTCAAGCTCCAGCGCGGCCTGGGCAGCCTGTCCGGCACGCGCGGGCTGTTGAGCCCCCGCGCGCTCGCGTTGTCGATCGCGAGACGATTCGACGAGCCGGTTGTGTCCGATTTCGCGGACTGGTTGCTTGCGGCACAGACGCTCGGCCTGCCTGCGAGTCGTTCGCATGGCTCGTATTACCAAGCGGCGCGCTCGACCGCCCGCTGGTTCGAAGAACCACGTGGCGACCAGTTGCCACTGCCTTTCCGAGCAGATCGCGCTCAGGCGTTGGCCCTGCTCCGGTTGGCGGATCTGGGCATCGACGACGTGCTGATCGATCATTACGCGGTTGATCACCCGGATGGGCCGCGGATGCGACGGCGGATACGCCTCGTGCATCGAACGGCCCACGAGAGGGCACCGCTCAACTTCGAGGCGGAGTCGGAGGGGACACGTACCTGGTTCCATCTCATCGGTCCCGTGCTGGCGGCGCTCATGACCGGTTCGCTGCTGCTGTTCGACGAATTGGACGCGAGCTTGCATCCGACACTTTCCAAGCAGTTGCTGCGGTTGTTCCAGGACCCCGCCACCAACCCGAAGGGCGCGCAGTTGGTCTTCACCTCACACGACACCAGTCTGCTGAACCACCTCAACAGGGACGAGGTCTGGCTGACCGAGAAGGCCGAGGACGCGGTGACCAGACTCGGCGCGCTGGCGGACTTCGCCGGTGAGCGGGTGCGGAAGTCGCAGAACCTCGAGAAGGCGTACCTGCACGGACGTTTCGGTGCGATACCCGAAGTGGATCGCACCGACCTCCTCCGGGCTCTCGGCCTGATCGGCTGACCCGGATGGCACCACGGAGAACCAAGGCGAAAGATCTCCGGCGGAGGACGGCAAGTCGCGCGGAGCCGCGACGACGAGGTTGACCAATGTTGGTGCGTGTTCGACATCGAGTGGCCGAAGAACCACCCGAACCTGAAGCAGGCGATCCGGTTAGCACAGGAACACGGGATCCGGCTCGCCATCTCCAATCCGTGCTTCGAGCTGTGGCTGATTCTGCATTTCGAAGACCAGACGGCCTTCATCGGCACCAAAGAGGCCGAGAGCAGGAGTCGCAAGCTCGACGGGCGCAGCGGCAAGCGCATCGACCCCAACCAGTACATGCCGCGGCGGCATGAGGCGGTCCGGCGAGCGTTACTGCTGGCGCAACGGCATGCTCGGCACCAGAGCAGCTGTCCCGACGACAATCCGTCGTCCGCCATGGGGGAGTTGCTGGCAGCGATTCAGGGGCTTGACCGAACAGTTCGGTAGGGCGTGCCGGCGTGGTGCATCCCTCCACGGCGATGGGCGGGCGGGGGCGCCGGAGGCGCATGGATGCGCCGTAAGGCGCCTGATCAGGAACGCCTGAGCCCCTTGGCGCGAAGCGCCCCCGGCGAAGCCCTTTCGCGCGAAGCGCCCCCGGCGAAGCCCGATCGGGGTGGGAGTCAGCTGGCCAACCACCCCATCGAGCAACGGGTGGGGAGCCTAGACCCCGAGGGCGGAAGGCAGGCTGAGCTCCTGGAGGAAGAGGGCCTCCGTGGTGGCGACCCGGCGCAGCTCCTCCAAATCCACCCGCTCGTTCGGCGCGTGGATCGCCGCCTCCTCGTCCTCCGCCCCGAACAGCAGGATCTCGGCCGCGGGGAACTGCCGGAGCAGCGTGTTGACGAGCGGGATCGAGCCTCCGGCGCCGACGTCGCGCGGCGGGCGGCCGAAGGCGCGTTCCATGGCGCGGTTGAGGGCGGCGCGGGCCTTGCCGCCCGAGTCCGCCTGGTAGCCGGAGCCGACCGTGAAGTCGCCGAACGAGACCTGCACGCCCCACGGGGCGACCTGGCGCAGGAACTCCACGACCGCGTTCACGGTGGTCTTGGGGTCGCCCGCCGGTGGGACGCGGACCGTGACGCGGGCGCGGGCCGTGGGCTGGACGGCGTTGACGGCGCCCGAGACCGTGGGGACGTCGAGGCCGGTGACGGTGATGGCGTAGGAGGACCAGAGCCGGTCCGCGAGCGAGCCGGAGCCCACCAGCGACACCCCATCGAGCACCCCTGAGGTCCGCCTGAACTCCTCCTCCGACGGCCCCTGCCCGAGGAACGAGCCGCGGGGCAGGCCGGGGACGCGGATGTCGCCGTTGTCGTCGTGCAGCGAGGTGAGCATGCGCATGAGCGCGGCCAGCGCGTCGGGGGCGGCGCCGCCGAAGGAGCCGCTGTGCACGGCCTCCTTCAGGGTGCGGACCTCGATGGTGAAGGCGGCCATGCCGCGCAGCGACGTGGTGACGGACGGGTCGCCGACGCGCGGGTTGCCCGTGTCGGCCACCACGATGGCGTCGGCGCGCAGCAGGTCGGGGTTGCGCTCGACGAACGCCTCCAGCCGGTCGCCCGCGTACTCCTCCTGGCCCTCGATGATGACCTTGATGCCCACGGGGAATCGCCCCTGGAAGGTGCGCAGGGCGGTGATGTGGGAGATGATGCCCGACTTGTCGTCGGCGGTGCCGCGCCCGTACAGGCGGCCGTCGATGAGCGTCGGCTCGAACGGCGGGGTACGCCATGCGGCCGGGTCCCCCGCCGGCTGCACGTCGTAGTGCGCGTACAGGAGCACCGTGGGCATGCCGGGAGGCGCGGGCGCCTCGCCGAAGACGGCCGGGAAGCTGCCTTCGACGGGCACCTGCTGCACGCGCGGCAGCCCGGTGGAGCGCAGCAGCTCCTCGGTCATGGCGGCGGCGGCGAACACGGGCTCTTCCGGGTGCCCGGGGAAGGCCACGGAGGGGATGGCGGAGAGCCGCTTGAGCTCCTCGACGGCCTGTGGCATCGCGGCGCGGACGGCGCTCTCGATCTGATCTGGAGTCACGGAGGGTCCCCCGGGGTCGTTCTTCACCTATACACAGCGATTCGTCTCATTGGATCACAACCGGCCCTGTGCTGCGGAAACGAGGCGAGGACCGGTCTGACCCGCGGGCCAATCTACCTGCGGATTTCGTCGTTGTTACATACCGGTTCTGCGGATACCGATTTTCTTGCAGAGTGCTGCGACCGATTCGCTTGGCAAAACCGCAGGTGAACCGTCACACTGTGGCTAGTTCAGACACGAGGGAAGATAACCATGACGCAGCCGGAACACGACGTCCTGAAGGCCGCGCAGGACAACCTGTGGTTGCACTTCACCAGGCACAGCGCGTACCAGCAGTCCGAGATCCCGACCATCGTGCGCGGTGAGGGATCCTACGTCTACGACATCCACGGCAAGCGCTACCTCGACGGTCTGGCCGGCCTGTTCGTGGTCCAGGTGGGCCACGGGCGGCAGGAGCTGGCCGAGGCCGCCGCCAAGCAGGCCCAGGAGCTGGCGTTCTTCCCGCTGTGGTCCTACGCCCACCCCAAGGCGGCCGAGCTGGCCCAGCGCCTGGCCGCCCACACCCCCGGCGAGCTGAACCGCGTCTTCTTCACCACGGGCGGCGGCGAGGCGGTCGAGACCGCCTGGAAGCTGGCCAAGCAGTACTACAAGCTCATCGGCAAGCCGCTCAAGCACAAGGTCATCAGCCGCCAGATCGCCTACCACGGCACCCCGCAGGGCGCCCTGTCGATCACCGGCATCCCGGCGTTCAAGCAGATGTTCGAGCCGCTGGTGCCGGGGTCGATCCGGGTGCCCAACACCAACCACTACCGCGCCGACGAGATCACCGGCGTCCCGGGCATGACGCCCGAGCAGTACGGCATCTGGGCCGCCGAGCGCGTGGCCCGCGCCATCGAGATGGAGGGCCCCGACACGGTGGCCGCCGTCTTCGCCGAGCCCGTCCAGAACGCGGGCGGCTGCTTCCCGCCGCCCCCCGGCTACTTCCAGCGCCTGCGCGAGATCTGCGACGAGTACGACGTCCTGCTCGTCTCGGACGAGGTCATCTGCGCCTTCGGCCGGCTGGGCACCATGTTCGGCGGCCAGAAGTTCGACTACGTGCCCGACATCATCACCTGTGCCAAGGGCATGACCAGCGGTTACTCCCCGATCGGGGCGATGATCGCGCACGAGCGGCTGTTCGAGCCGTTCAAGCAGGGCGACACCATGTTCGCCCACGGCTACACCTTCGGCGGTCACCCGGTCTCCGCCGCCGTGGCGCTGGCCAACCTCGACATCTTCGAGCGCGAGGACCTCCTCGGCCACGTGACGGCGAACGAGCCGCGCTTCAAGCAGACCCTCGACGACCTGCGCGACCTGCCGATCGTCGGCGACGTGCGGGGCTCCGGCTACTTCTGGGGCATCGAGCTGGTCAAGGACAAGACCACCAAGGAGACGTTCACCGCCGACGAGTCGGAGCGGCTGCTGCGCGGGTACCTGTCGAAGGCGCTGTTCGACGCGGGCCTCTACTGCCGCGCCGACGACCGCGGCGACCCCGTCATCCAGCTCGCCCCACCGCTGATCGCCGGGCAGAAGGAGTTCGACGAGATCGGAGCGATCCTCCGCGGCGTGCTCGCCGAAGCCTGGGCTCAGCTCTGACACCCCTCAATCCGGTACGACGGAGTGCCGGTTCCCGAAAGGATCCACCGCCATGAAGATCGGCGTTCCAGCCGAGGTCAAGAACCACGAGTATCGCGTCGCCGTCACCCCGGCAGGCGTGCACGAGCTGGTGCGCAACGGGCACGACGTCACCGTACAGCGGGGCGCGGGCCTGGGCTCGCAGATCACGGACGAGGAGTACCTCGCGGCCGGCGCGAAGATCATCGACAGTGCCGACGCCGTCTGGGCCGAGGCCGACCTGGTGCTCAAGGTGAAGGAACCGATCGCCGAGGAGTACCACCGGCTGCGCGAGGGGCTGGTGCTGTTCACCTACCTGCACCTGGCCGCCTCCCGGCCCTGCACCGACGCGCTGCTCAGCGCCAGGACCACCGGCATCGCCTACGAGACCGTGCAGGTGGGCAACGCGCTGCCGCTGCTCGCCCCCATGTCCGAGGTGGCCGGTCGGCTCGCGCCGCAGGTGGGCGCCTACAACCTGATGCGCTTCAACGGCGGGCGGGGCGTCCTGCCCGGCGGCGTGCCCGGTGTGGCCCCCGCCAAGGTGGTCGTGATCGGCGGCGGCGTCTCCGGCCTGAACGCCGCGCAGATCGCCGTCGGCATGGGCGCCGACGTCACCGTGCTCGACACCAACATCGACCGGCTGCGCTCCATCGACGCCGTCTACCAGGGCCGGCTCAAG
The nucleotide sequence above comes from Nonomuraea gerenzanensis. Encoded proteins:
- a CDS encoding class I SAM-dependent methyltransferase, whose product is MPSYSHPLAWLLGLEGAALLRAQAGDLGDAAYVERRIAEIRALVTDPGPALNAGTTLGHATTEEGYAQWAAHYDSDGNPLIAAEEPLVQGILAALPPGRALDAACGTGRHAAFLAGLGHEVVGVDTSAQMLAKARPKVPGGEFHQADLHDLPAAPGSFDVVVCALALTHQPTLGPALAELARVVRPGGHVVLSDVHPLSLYLGGVPTVAGRDGVRTMTAGRFLASDYITAIHEAGLRILSCHEPRWGRTPGGHGGPLAQERCPEAAAAAYEDTPALIIWHLQRPTWTLRP
- a CDS encoding MFS transporter, giving the protein MWAGGLADARDRRTVLLAAHCGLGATYAALWVQAALGVGSVPLLMVLVACQSLALGAIMTTMGAAVPRLVPAELLPAANSLGSLTRYAGSIIGPVLAGVLIPVVGLGTLYLLDAVALLAVVWAVVRLPPLPPRPGPRAGTAGLRHLAGSRLLVAVLLVDLAAMVFGMPVALFPELAWHTFGGPVGGGLELGLLYAAYPAGVVAAGLLSGTFTRARRHGAVMAGAAAAWGLTVVVLGLAGWLWLALVALVAGGAVNFVLSTFRNAITQAHTPDALRGRIQGSLTVVLFGGPHLANLLHGAATTVLDHRAVIWAGGLLTTVTVAAVTWAFPELRRLGAVAAGDTG
- a CDS encoding MerR family transcriptional regulator, producing the protein MRLLTIGAFARAARLSPKALRLYDELGLLRPAAVDGESGYRFYDPAQLERARLIAWLRRLGMPLARIRRVCDLPAGAAAGEIAAYWEQVLAETAARGELATFLVDYLSGRGSTVEETATLLGIRYAARSESGLGRTSNEDTAYAGPRLLAVADGVRGSSGDLASAAAVEALKPLETMTVPAEDLLGALADAVGNADRAIGEIAASAPSGEAVTTLTALLWSGSRLALVHIGDTRAYLVRGGELFQITHDHTYVQALVDEGRLTAAEAASHPRRALLVRALTGTGGIRPQLALHDAAAGDRYLLCSDGLSAVVPAGSLREVLVGPGAPQEVLDELVARAYTAGAPDNIACVVADVVSLETPATGAGQ
- a CDS encoding RNA polymerase sigma-70 factor; translation: MDSATEAFVAHRNLLFTVAYEMLGSAADAEDVLQETWLRWAGVDLDDVRDQRAYLVRITTRQALGRLRSLGRRKESYVGPWLPEPLLTSPDVAEDVELAESVSMAMLLVLETLKPTERAVFVLREVFGLDYEEIAEAVDKSTVTVRQIAHRARAHVAARRPRSVASPAESRDALAAFQRAVETGDLQGLLDILAPDVVLLTDGGGVVQAIPHPVVGAGKVARLMEGGLPRLWRRVAITPAQVNGCPALVVRIDGEIDNVVAVRVDDGLVTGLYFVRNPEKLSRVQREETAVSR
- a CDS encoding carboxymuconolactone decarboxylase family protein, giving the protein MDLRFNMFANDLGAKISKRIYGVSTVIEQSSLPKATQHLVMIRVSQINGCGFCVDFHTKDATADGESAVRLNLVAVWRETTVYTDAERAALALAEEGTRLADAHLGVSDETWAQARKHYDDDQLAALVALIAMINAANRLNVIIGNQGGSYEPGMFSSMSN
- a CDS encoding AAA family ATPase produces the protein MLIRFEVANFRSMLDPVELSMVAVDRDRPEAHPVPNLGESLLPVAAIFGPNASGKSNVIAAITWLRMAVRESLREWDDEIPIEPFAFAAGWKRPSEFTIESVIAGVRYEYVVELDRQTVRYEALFHYPEKKRRRIFEREGSQFKLQRGLGSLSGTRGLLSPRALALSIARRFDEPVVSDFADWLLAAQTLGLPASRSHGSYYQAARSTARWFEEPRGDQLPLPFRADRAQALALLRLADLGIDDVLIDHYAVDHPDGPRMRRRIRLVHRTAHERAPLNFEAESEGTRTWFHLIGPVLAALMTGSLLLFDELDASLHPTLSKQLLRLFQDPATNPKGAQLVFTSHDTSLLNHLNRDEVWLTEKAEDAVTRLGALADFAGERVRKSQNLEKAYLHGRFGAIPEVDRTDLLRALGLIG
- a CDS encoding RloB family protein yields the protein MSGGGRQVARSRDDEVDQCWCVFDIEWPKNHPNLKQAIRLAQEHGIRLAISNPCFELWLILHFEDQTAFIGTKEAESRSRKLDGRSGKRIDPNQYMPRRHEAVRRALLLAQRHARHQSSCPDDNPSSAMGELLAAIQGLDRTVR
- a CDS encoding dipeptidase, whose translation is MTPDQIESAVRAAMPQAVEELKRLSAIPSVAFPGHPEEPVFAAAAMTEELLRSTGLPRVQQVPVEGSFPAVFGEAPAPPGMPTVLLYAHYDVQPAGDPAAWRTPPFEPTLIDGRLYGRGTADDKSGIISHITALRTFQGRFPVGIKVIIEGQEEYAGDRLEAFVERNPDLLRADAIVVADTGNPRVGDPSVTTSLRGMAAFTIEVRTLKEAVHSGSFGGAAPDALAALMRMLTSLHDDNGDIRVPGLPRGSFLGQGPSEEEFRRTSGVLDGVSLVGSGSLADRLWSSYAITVTGLDVPTVSGAVNAVQPTARARVTVRVPPAGDPKTTVNAVVEFLRQVAPWGVQVSFGDFTVGSGYQADSGGKARAALNRAMERAFGRPPRDVGAGGSIPLVNTLLRQFPAAEILLFGAEDEEAAIHAPNERVDLEELRRVATTEALFLQELSLPSALGV
- a CDS encoding aspartate aminotransferase family protein, producing MTQPEHDVLKAAQDNLWLHFTRHSAYQQSEIPTIVRGEGSYVYDIHGKRYLDGLAGLFVVQVGHGRQELAEAAAKQAQELAFFPLWSYAHPKAAELAQRLAAHTPGELNRVFFTTGGGEAVETAWKLAKQYYKLIGKPLKHKVISRQIAYHGTPQGALSITGIPAFKQMFEPLVPGSIRVPNTNHYRADEITGVPGMTPEQYGIWAAERVARAIEMEGPDTVAAVFAEPVQNAGGCFPPPPGYFQRLREICDEYDVLLVSDEVICAFGRLGTMFGGQKFDYVPDIITCAKGMTSGYSPIGAMIAHERLFEPFKQGDTMFAHGYTFGGHPVSAAVALANLDIFEREDLLGHVTANEPRFKQTLDDLRDLPIVGDVRGSGYFWGIELVKDKTTKETFTADESERLLRGYLSKALFDAGLYCRADDRGDPVIQLAPPLIAGQKEFDEIGAILRGVLAEAWAQL
- the ald gene encoding alanine dehydrogenase; this encodes MKIGVPAEVKNHEYRVAVTPAGVHELVRNGHDVTVQRGAGLGSQITDEEYLAAGAKIIDSADAVWAEADLVLKVKEPIAEEYHRLREGLVLFTYLHLAASRPCTDALLSARTTGIAYETVQVGNALPLLAPMSEVAGRLAPQVGAYNLMRFNGGRGVLPGGVPGVAPAKVVVIGGGVSGLNAAQIAVGMGADVTVLDTNIDRLRSIDAVYQGRLKTLVSTAYAIEREVLQADLVIGAVLIPGAKAPTLVSNDLVARMKPGSVLVDIAIDQGGCFEDSRPTTHADPTYKVHESVFYCVANMPGSVANTSTYALTNATLPYAVKLANLGWRDAVKSDAGLAGGLNTHDGKLTNQPVAEALGLAYTPVSEVV